Sequence from the Streptomyces peucetius genome:
CACGGTGTCGGTGAGGCAGGCGACCGAGCGCGGCTCGGTGCCGAGGCGGTCGAGGACGACGGCTCGTTTGCTGCGGCTCAGTCGACGGTGACGGTGTAGGTGATGCGCTCGGGGGCCTCGGAGGGGGTGGTCCTTTCCGTGGTCGGGGTGGCGGAGGGCCCGGTCGTTTCGGGGGGCAGGGTGGAGGTGTTGCCCTGACAGGTGGTGAAAGTGCAGTGCAGCAGCGTGAACCGAGTGGTCCCCCTGCCCTTGGCCTCGAAGGTGAAGGCGAGTCGGCCGCCGGCGCCGGCGACCGCTTCGTCGCCGGAGTCCGACGCGTAGTCCTGGCCGCGGCTGACCAGCACCGAGCTGTCGGGCTCGGGGTCCACCAGGTACCAGTGCTCGCGGGTGGAGGCGTTCTGGTCGACGGTGAGCGTGAAGCGTTCGCCCGGCTCGGCAGTGATGCTTGTGTCCTTCACCGGGTGGCTCGCGGTACTCGCGGAGCCGCCGGCCGGTGCGTCGGTGCCCGGGTCGCAGCCCGTGGCGAGAGCGAGGAGCGCGGCCGCCGCGATCGCGGCACCGCCCCTGCTACCGCGGAAGACAGACGCTTTACGCGTGGGGGAGATCACTGTTGGAAGCCTTGCCCGGATAACCGTTGATGAAGTTGTCCCAGCTGACCCGGGTGGTCGAACTTCAGGGGTTGTACACCTGAAGCATGTCACCCTCCTGTGCCGCCACCGGCGGCGCCCCGGTCACAGCCAGCCGGAGCGCTGCGCCTGCAGGGCCATCTGGAAGCGGTTCGCGGCGCCGAGACGGGCCATCAGGATCTGGAGGCGGCGGAACAACGTGCGGCGGCTGATGCCCAGTTCGCGGGCGATGACGTCGTCGGTCGCGCCGCCGGCAAGGAGGCGCAGCAGGCGGCGGTCGGCGGCGGGGAGGCCGGCGGGGCGGACGGTGGGGCCGTGGATGGGAAGGGCGGTGAGCCATGCCTGCTCGAACAGGGCCACCAGTGCGGAGAGCAGGCCGCACGGCTGCACGACCAGCATGGTGTTGTGCACGTCCGCCTCCTTGATCGACAACGACACCAGCGCGTACGCCTCGTCGATGATCACGAGCTTGACCGGTACCGACGGCAGCACCCTGGCCTGCTCGCCCGCCTCCATGCAGGGTTCGATGACGTTCCTCAGGTGGCCGGGATGCTCCAGTGACTCCCGTGAGTAGACGACGCGCTGCGTCACCCCCCGGGCCAGCGTCGCCAGGGCGTCGTCGGTGGCGCCGGCCAGGGGGAAGTACGGCGGGGAATCGAACTGCCGGATCTGCTCGCGGGCGCTGGCCCACGCATGGCGCATCCTGGGGCCGATGGCCTCGCCGGTGACGACCTCGACGAGGTTGTCGTTGTACGCGGCGAGCCGCCGGCGCCGGAACGACTCGAACGCGCCTCCGACGGCGATGCGTGACTCCTCGAGCTCGGCCGCCCGGTGCCGGGCGAGGATCTCCAGGCCCGCGGTGGGCGGCACGGGGGCCACCACGTCCCCGTCCTCGGCGGCGGCACTGGCCAGACCGGCGTCGACCAGTTCGCCGTACGCCGCGGCGAGCTCGGTCCCGCCCACCCCGGCCGCCGCGCCGATCGCGCTCAGTGGAGCGGGGGCCAGCTCCAGCAGGGCCAGGTAGACCCGGCCTGCCGTGTGATCGATGCCCAGCAGCCGGAGGGCCTCGCCGAGTCCTGCGTTCGCCATGGGTCGCATTATCGACGGTCCCGCCCGGTCCGTGGCCGATCTGTGCCACTGGCACTGCTGCGCCCCGGCGCCCGCCGCGCGGGGATACCGTCCGGGTGCCGCCGCGGACCGGCGGCAGTGAGGGAGCCCGGAGCCGCACCGGGCGGGGGCGCGCACCCTGCCCGTACGGTGCGCCTGCCCGCCCTCGCCCGTGGAGACACGGAACCGCATGGAAGCCCAACGGAAGAAGGTGCACGACGTGGCGAAGCGCCGGAAGAACGGCCTCTACCAGGGGATCTCCGCAGAGCTGTCCGCGCTGATGCGGACGGGCTGGGCGGACACCGAACGGCACGGCCTCCAACTCACCGAGCAGGCCCCGCACGCCGCCCGCCGCCGCGCCGCGCTCTCCGCGCGGTTCCCCGGCGAACGCCTCGTGATCCCCTCGGGGAACCTCAAGGTCCGCTCGAACGACGACACCTACCCGTTCCGGCCGTACTCGGGCTACGTCCACATGGCCGGAGACCAGGTCCGGGACGGCGCGCTCGTCCTCGAGCCCCGCGCGGACGGCGGCCACGACGCCTACTGCTATCAGCTGCCGCGGGACAGCAGGGACGACGACGAGTTCTGGACGGGCGCCCACGCGGAACTGTGGACGGGCCGGCGCCGCTCACTCGCCGAATCGGAGCGCGTGCTCGGCCTGCCGTGCCGCGACGTGCGCACCGCGGCCGCCGACCTGGCCGCCGCCTCCCGAACGCCGACCCGGATCGTCCGCGGGATCGACCCCTCCCTCGAGGCCGCCGTCACCACCGACGCGGAGCGGGACGCCGAACTGGAGGAGGCGCTCAGCGATCTGCGCCTCGTCAAGGACGCCTGGGAGATCGGGGAACTGCGCAAGGCCGTGGACTCCACCGTGCGCGGCTTCACCGACGTCGTCGGGGACCTTTCCCGGGCGATCGCGTCGTCGGAGCGCTGGATCGAGGGCACGTTCTTCCGCCGCGCCCGCCTCGAGGGCAACGCCGTCGGCTACGGCTCGATCTGCGCCGCCGGCGAGCACGCCACGATCATGCACTGGACGGACAACGACGGCCCGGTGCGCCCGGGGGACCTGCTGCTGCTCGACGCCGGAGTGGAGACGCACTCCCTCTACACCGCCGACGTCACCCGCACCCTGCCGATCAGCGGCACCTTCACGCCCCTGCAGCGCGAGATCTACGACGCGGTGTACGAGGCCCAGGAGGCCGGCATGGCGGCGGTCAAGCCGGGCGCCCCGTACCGCGACTTCCACGAGGCGGCCCAACGCCACCTGACGGCACGGCTGGTCGAGTGGGGCTTCATCGACGGCCCCGTCGACCGCGCGTACGAACTCGGCCTGCAGCGCCGCTTCACCATGGCCGGCACCGGCCACATGCTGGGCCTGGACGTCCACGACTGTGCACAGGCCCGCACGGAGGAGTACGCCGACGGTGTGCTGGAACCGGGCATGTGCCTGACCGTCGAGCCGGGCCTGTACTTCCAGGCGGACGACCTGACGGTGCCCGAGGAGTGGCGCGGCATCGGCGTCCGGATCGAGGACGACCTGCTCGTCACCGACGACGGCCACGAGAACCTGTCGGCGGGTCTGCCACGCGCCGCGGACGAGGTCGAGGCGTGGATGGCGCGCTTCGCGGGCTGAACGTGGCGGATGGCGTCAACGAGCGCAGATCCGCCGGCGGTTGCTGCGGCCGCCGGCGGATCAGTCCTGTCCATTGTCGGCAGCGGCACAAGCGGTCATGCGGAACGGGAGAGCTGTTCACGTACCCATCGCGGGTCGGGGTTGGTATGAGGCCGCCCCGCCACGACGACGGTCGGCACGGTCTCGTTGCCGTCATTGGCCGCCCTCACGACGGCGGCGCCGGCCGGGTCACGCCAGATGTCCACCCAGTGCAGTCGGCGTGCGCTGCGGCCCAGGCGGATGCGCAACCGGAGGCAGTACACGCAGCCCGGCCTCCAGAAGACGACCGGCCGGGCGTCGACCGCGCTGCGGCGCTGTGCCTCCTCGGCACCGACCGACTTCGGGAAGATCAGCGGCGAGTTCACGCCGGCGAGCAGCACGAACACCGCCAGGAGTGCTGCGGCTGCGCCGGGAGACCCGTTGAAGGCCCGTACCGTCGCCAGGAATGCGCCGCAGAGGACGAACAGTGTCGGCAGGAGCCAGGCGCGCATCATGACGACGAAGGCTATCGAGACGTCGAGTCGCTCATCGAACCGAGATCGCCGGTCAAGCAGCGCAGGCATGTCGGGCGGCGAGGCGGTCATGCACCGTCAGGTCGTTCATCGTCCCGCACTCACATCGGTGCGCCGCCGGGCCGCTCCGCGCGGAGCATGGAGTAGAGCACCGAATCGCGCCACTGTCCGCCGCGCCACACCGCGGAGCGCAGCACGCCCTCCCTGACGAAGCTACGTGTGGTGTTCTTGCGCATGGTTTCCCCGAGGGCCGGCGGTGCCGAGTGGAGGCGGTTCCGCGGCCGGAGGCCGCAGTGCCCCTGTGACGGAGCGGGTCGGGGTCCGGTTCGGCCGTTTCCGCCCACCGGCCGCATCTGTTATCGCACCGTGACTGGCTTCTGGCCGCAGGGTGGTTCGGAAAGCGACGAAGCCCTGGCGGGCCCGGTCGCACGGACCCGGCCCGCCCCCGCGCGTCACCGCTCCAGTTCCTTGTGCGCGCTCTCCGGCAGTCGCAGGTACACCGCCGACGAGACGAGGCACAGCACCGCCACGTACCAGGGGAACAGACCGGGGCGGTCGAGGTCCTTGAAGAGCGTGCCGACGTAGGGGGCGGTGCCGCCGAAGACGGCGACGGTCAGCGAGTACGGGAAACCGATGCCCGCCGCGCGCACCCTTGCCGGGAACACCTCCGCGTTGACGGCCGCCGAGATCGAGGTGAAGCCGGTCAGCAGCACCATGCCCGCGCACTGTACGAGCAGCAGTGACAGGAACGAGCCGTTCACCGCGCGCAGCAGCGGCACGCTCAGCACCGCGAAGCCGATCCCGGAGAACAGCAGCGACGGTTTGCGCCCGAAGCGGTCGGACAGCAGCCCGCCGATCGGCTGCAGCAGGGTGAAGAACGCCAGTGAAAGCGTCCCGGCGAGCAGCGCGTCGGCCTTGTCGATGTCGGTGTTGAGCTCCGCGTACGTCGGAAGGTACGACGTCCACGTGTAGTAGGCGATCGTGCCGCCGGCCGTGATGCCGCAGATCAGCAGCGACTCGCGCGGATGGTGCCGCAGCGCGTCGAACAGGCCCGGCCGCTCGCCCCGCTGCTGCTCGGCGCTGCGCGTCTCGTGCGCGCCGCGCCTGATCCAGAAGCCGACCAGACTGAGCAGCGCGCCGACGACGAACGGCACGCGCCAGCCCCAGCCGTCCATCTGCCCCTGGGCGAGCACACTCACCAGCAGCGCGGCGATGCCGGAGGCGGCGAGCTGGCCGATCGACGTGGAGACGTACTGGAACGACGAGAACAACCCCCGTCGCCCCGGCCCGGCCGACTCCACGAGGAACGTCGTCGACGCGGCGAACTCCCCGCCCACGGAGAGCCCTTGCAGCAGCCGCGCCAGCACCAGCACCACGGGCGCCATGATGCCCGCGGCGGCGTAGGTCGGAGTCAGGCCGACCAGCAGGCTGCTGCCGCCCATCAGCAGGATCGTGACGGTGAGCGCGAGGCGCCGGCCGTGACGGTCGGCGACGGCGCCCATGAGCAGCCCGCCGACGGGGCGCATGAAGAAGCCGACGGCGAAGACGGCGAACGTCGACAGCAGCGGCACCAGGGAGTTGCCGGAGCTCTTGGGGAAGACCTGGTCGGCGATGTAGGTGGCGAGGAAGGTGTACGCGTACCAGTCGTACCACTCCACCGCGTTGCCGACGGACGCGGCGAGCAACTGCCGTACGGGGCGCGGGGTTCCCGGGGTCTTCGCAGCGGGTGCTTCCTGCGGAGGCATCTCTGTCATGATCGCGACCATCCCCAACTGCGGCCCGCCGTACGCCTCGGGCCGACACCTGGGGACGTAAGCGGGGTCCACGTCCTTCAACAACCGCGCCCGGCACACTTCGGCGATGCGCCCGAGCCACGTCCGGCCGTCGGCGTCGAACTCGTCGCTGTCGTTCCACCGGCCAAACGCCGCCCGCCACAGTGTGGCGACCGCATCGTCCGACAGGGCAGAGTGCAGCAACCGTTGCACGTCCTCCAGCGGTCGCCGTGGCCGAGCGGATGAGGCTCTGGTGAGACGTCCGTGGCACGGTGCGGCCGGTGCTGTGGCACGCGCGTCGCGTCGGTTCGGCCATGGCCGTGGCCGAGGCCGCACGGCGGCGATGCGCGATCAGGCGGTCGACAGCAGCGGCTGGAGGAACTGGCTGGGGGTGCCGTGCCAGAAGATGTCCAGGCTGTCGCGGGCCCTCGTCGCGGCGACGAACAGCAGCGAACGGGCCCGCTGCATCTCCTTGCGATGGCGCAGGGCGTCTGCCGAGCGCAACCGCAGGATGTCCGAACGCGGCACGAGACCCTGCGACGCACCGGCGATGATCATCCGCTGGTATTCGAGCCCCTTGAATCGGAACATCGTGCCGATGTGCACCCCCTCGTCGCCGCGGGGGCCGTCCGGGCCGATCTCGGTGGCTCGAATGCTGAACTGCTGCAGCGTATTGGCCGTTTCCGTCACCATGACGTTGGTGGGGACGCAGACGCCGATCTGCTCCAGCGGGATGTCGTCCCACCCGGCGATCAGCTCCGCGATGCCCTCCCGCTCGGCCTCCCAGCCGACATGCTGATGAAGGGCGGGCAGGCCGCCGCTCAGCACCGACCGGTAGCCCGCCAGGTTCTCCTCGTTGCCGTCCAGGTCGTCGAACGCCTCGCCGCTCAGTACGCCCAGCGCGGAGCCCAGGATCTGCCGCGTCGTGCGGTAGCTGAGCGACAACTTGGAGCTGCGGCCGCGGATGTTGACCCCGAGGCTGCCGAGAGTCACCTGGCTGCTGTAGATCCGCTGGTGGGTGTCGCCGACGAGGAAGATGTCGTTGCGGTCCCGGCGGACCATCGCCCGCAGCATCTTCCAGTGGCCCGGCTGCAGGTCCTGTGCCTCGTCCACCACGATGTGCCGGTAGCGGGGGCGGAGCCGGCCGGCGGAGCTGTCCTGGAGGTGGATGTTGTCCAGGCCGCCCGCTTCCTCCCGCTGCCGCTCGACGGCCTCCATGCGCTGCTCACGCTCGATCTCCAGCCGTGCCGCCCGTTCGGCGACCTGCGCCCAGGTCTGCCGTCCGAGCCCGTCGAGACGCTGGGCGAACCGCTCCGTCAGCTGCCAGATCGGAACGGCCTGGTCTCTCGTGGCCGGGAGGGTAACGGCCTCCCAGGGGTCCCTGAACTGTGCCGACATGGTCAGCCTGGTGCGCCGGCTACATGGTATGGATCCATCGGTTGCCTCGTAGGAGATCGACCGGCGTCGCCCCGCAAGCATCGGGGAACGACGCCGGGGCAATGATCCAGGTTTCCGCCCCTGGCGGCACGCACCTCACCATGATTGGTGCATGCAAGAGCTCGAGGCGCACGAGATGCCCCTGCACAAGGTCTTCAGCAGCGACTACGACTTCCATGTCCCGGACTATCAGCGTCCTTACGCCTGGGAAGAGGAACAGGCGGTGCAACTGCTGACGGACCTCGTCGAGGCACTCGACCGTGGGACGGACGAGCCGTACTTCCTCGGATCGATCGTCCTTGTCAAGGAAGGCCAGACGGCATCGAGAGCCGACGTCATCGACGGTCAGCAGCGGCTCACTACACTGACCATCCTGCTGTCGGTGCTGCGCGACCTCACCGACGACCCTCAGCTGAGCCTCGACCTGGACACGCTGGTGAGCGAACCGGGCTCCAAGATGCTGGGCCTGGCGAGGAGGCCGCGCCTCACCCTGCGCCCACGTGACGCGGGGTTCTTCAGGCAATATGTGCAGACGATGGGGGCCATCAAGACGCTGCGCGCGCTCAACGCCGAGATGCTGAGCACGGACGCGCAGAAGGCTGTCCTCCGAAACGCCGCCGCTCTGCACAGCAGGCTCGCCAACTGGTCGGAGGAGCGTCGGCTCGGGCTGGTGCAGATGCTCGGGGAGCGTACGTATCTGGTCGTCGTCAGTACTCCCGATCTCGACAGCGCCCATCGGATCTTCAGCGTGATGAACTCCCGAGGGCTCGACCTGTCGCCCACGGACATCTTCAAGTCGAAGATCATCGGCGATCTCGGGCCGAAGGCGTCCGACGAGTGCGCCACTGCGTGGGAGGATGCGGAAGAAGCTCTGGGCCGGGAGGACTTCGCGGAGCTCTTCCTCCATCTGCGCATGATCTACGCCAAGAAGCGGGCCGAGCAGGAGCTGCTCAAGGAATTTCCGGAGCAGGTGCTCAGCCACTATCTTCCGGGCAGGGCTGAGACGTTCGTCAACGACGTCGTCCGTCCGTATGCCGATGCTTATGTTCAGGTGCGCGATGCCACCTATGAGGCCGCACAGGGAGCCGAGAAGGTCAACGCCTGGTTCAGACGGCTCCAGCAGGTCGACAACAACGACTGGAGGCCTGCCGCCCTATGGGCGCTGCGCAACCACGCGAATAATCCCCAGTGGCTCGATCAGTTCCTCGGGGCGCTGGAACGGCTGTCGGCCAGCATGTTCATCCGACGCGTCTACACCACTCCCCGGGTCACTCGCTATGCCGAGCTGCTGCGCCAGCTCGATCTGGGACACGGACTCGGCTCGGAAGCACTCGAGTTGACGGACGCGGAGCAGGCAGAGACCCGCGCCAGGCTGAACGGCGACCTGTACCTTGTCGGGAAGATCCGGAAGTACGTGCTGCTCCGGCTCGACGAGCTGCTGGCCCAGGGACAGGGGGTTGCCTACGACCATCCCGTCATCACCGTTGAGCATGTCCTCCCGCAGAACCCGAAGCCCGACTCGCAGTGGATCGCTCTCTTCGATGACGATGAACGCGCCGAGTGGACGCACAAGCTGGCGAACTTGGTCCTTCTCAATCGGGCGAAGAACTCCGTGGCACAGAACTACGACTTCATTGTGAAGAAGGCCAAGTACTTCACCGGCCGCAGTGGCGTGGTGCCTTTCGCTCTGACCTCCCAAGTACTCCAGCACCTCGAGTGGACCCCTGACCTGCTCAGCACGAGGCAGAAGCACCTCATGGAGCTGCTGAGCAACGAATGGCGTCTTTGAAATGCCTGCCGGCTGCGGTCGATCTCCCTGTGATCGGCGCTGTCCTGCACAGGAGCACGCAAGCCCCGGCTGCTCGGTCACCCATGGCGGTCATCGGTGGACAGAGGAGGAAGCGGGCACGGAAGCTCGCGCAGGAAGCGGTGGGGGCAGCACACGACGGAGAAGGAGACGAGGTTCGTGGTCTTCGCGTAGTGCACCCACACGGCGTCGACGCCGCGCCCGAGCGCGTCCGCCGCGTAGGTGCTCTTCACGTCCAGGTCGATGTATGCCCGCCCGCCGTCCACGCGTTCGAAGGGCGGGCTCGCCTCGTAGGTCTTCCGCAGCCAGTCCATCGCGTCGCCCAGATCCGTCCACGTTCGGTGCGCGGCGGCCTGGTCACGGCGCATCAGCCAGTGGCCCA
This genomic interval carries:
- a CDS encoding protease inhibitor I42 family protein, with protein sequence MKDTSITAEPGERFTLTVDQNASTREHWYLVDPEPDSSVLVSRGQDYASDSGDEAVAGAGGRLAFTFEAKGRGTTRFTLLHCTFTTCQGNTSTLPPETTGPSATPTTERTTPSEAPERITYTVTVD
- a CDS encoding LuxR family transcriptional regulator, translated to MANAGLGEALRLLGIDHTAGRVYLALLELAPAPLSAIGAAAGVGGTELAAAYGELVDAGLASAAAEDGDVVAPVPPTAGLEILARHRAAELEESRIAVGGAFESFRRRRLAAYNDNLVEVVTGEAIGPRMRHAWASAREQIRQFDSPPYFPLAGATDDALATLARGVTQRVVYSRESLEHPGHLRNVIEPCMEAGEQARVLPSVPVKLVIIDEAYALVSLSIKEADVHNTMLVVQPCGLLSALVALFEQAWLTALPIHGPTVRPAGLPAADRRLLRLLAGGATDDVIARELGISRRTLFRRLQILMARLGAANRFQMALQAQRSGWL
- a CDS encoding aminopeptidase P family protein, encoding MEAQRKKVHDVAKRRKNGLYQGISAELSALMRTGWADTERHGLQLTEQAPHAARRRAALSARFPGERLVIPSGNLKVRSNDDTYPFRPYSGYVHMAGDQVRDGALVLEPRADGGHDAYCYQLPRDSRDDDEFWTGAHAELWTGRRRSLAESERVLGLPCRDVRTAAADLAAASRTPTRIVRGIDPSLEAAVTTDAERDAELEEALSDLRLVKDAWEIGELRKAVDSTVRGFTDVVGDLSRAIASSERWIEGTFFRRARLEGNAVGYGSICAAGEHATIMHWTDNDGPVRPGDLLLLDAGVETHSLYTADVTRTLPISGTFTPLQREIYDAVYEAQEAGMAAVKPGAPYRDFHEAAQRHLTARLVEWGFIDGPVDRAYELGLQRRFTMAGTGHMLGLDVHDCAQARTEEYADGVLEPGMCLTVEPGLYFQADDLTVPEEWRGIGVRIEDDLLVTDDGHENLSAGLPRAADEVEAWMARFAG
- a CDS encoding glutaredoxin domain-containing protein codes for the protein MMRAWLLPTLFVLCGAFLATVRAFNGSPGAAAALLAVFVLLAGVNSPLIFPKSVGAEEAQRRSAVDARPVVFWRPGCVYCLRLRIRLGRSARRLHWVDIWRDPAGAAVVRAANDGNETVPTVVVAGRPHTNPDPRWVREQLSRSA
- a CDS encoding MFS transporter; translated protein: MVAIMTEMPPQEAPAAKTPGTPRPVRQLLAASVGNAVEWYDWYAYTFLATYIADQVFPKSSGNSLVPLLSTFAVFAVGFFMRPVGGLLMGAVADRHGRRLALTVTILLMGGSSLLVGLTPTYAAAGIMAPVVLVLARLLQGLSVGGEFAASTTFLVESAGPGRRGLFSSFQYVSTSIGQLAASGIAALLVSVLAQGQMDGWGWRVPFVVGALLSLVGFWIRRGAHETRSAEQQRGERPGLFDALRHHPRESLLICGITAGGTIAYYTWTSYLPTYAELNTDIDKADALLAGTLSLAFFTLLQPIGGLLSDRFGRKPSLLFSGIGFAVLSVPLLRAVNGSFLSLLLVQCAGMVLLTGFTSISAAVNAEVFPARVRAAGIGFPYSLTVAVFGGTAPYVGTLFKDLDRPGLFPWYVAVLCLVSSAVYLRLPESAHKELER
- a CDS encoding DUF262 domain-containing protein, whose translation is MQELEAHEMPLHKVFSSDYDFHVPDYQRPYAWEEEQAVQLLTDLVEALDRGTDEPYFLGSIVLVKEGQTASRADVIDGQQRLTTLTILLSVLRDLTDDPQLSLDLDTLVSEPGSKMLGLARRPRLTLRPRDAGFFRQYVQTMGAIKTLRALNAEMLSTDAQKAVLRNAAALHSRLANWSEERRLGLVQMLGERTYLVVVSTPDLDSAHRIFSVMNSRGLDLSPTDIFKSKIIGDLGPKASDECATAWEDAEEALGREDFAELFLHLRMIYAKKRAEQELLKEFPEQVLSHYLPGRAETFVNDVVRPYADAYVQVRDATYEAAQGAEKVNAWFRRLQQVDNNDWRPAALWALRNHANNPQWLDQFLGALERLSASMFIRRVYTTPRVTRYAELLRQLDLGHGLGSEALELTDAEQAETRARLNGDLYLVGKIRKYVLLRLDELLAQGQGVAYDHPVITVEHVLPQNPKPDSQWIALFDDDERAEWTHKLANLVLLNRAKNSVAQNYDFIVKKAKYFTGRSGVVPFALTSQVLQHLEWTPDLLSTRQKHLMELLSNEWRL